A genome region from Erigeron canadensis isolate Cc75 chromosome 3, C_canadensis_v1, whole genome shotgun sequence includes the following:
- the LOC122592151 gene encoding uncharacterized protein LOC122592151, protein MAENGGDSTTIPLIQDAMAEKISGGRERRRPKEPLWKGEVVKSIVYAGLDAIVTSFSLISSISAGRLSSVDVLVLGFANLVADGISMGFGDYVSSNTERDVAAKERLVAEWEVTNRRRRQEQDLLLRYQALGMNTQDATTVVNIFSKYSNIMIDENMVQNGILSPDEGEKPWKKGLVTFGAFLVFGSAPILAFIILIPFTHNDTHKFIGACVMSALALATLGIAKARIAGQNYAMSIVGTLFNGAIAGFAAYGIGWVLRDVAGLED, encoded by the exons ATGGCAGAAAACGGCGGGGACAGTACTACCATCCCTCTAATTCAAGATGCGATGGCGGAGAAGATCAGTGGCGGAAGAGAGAGGCGGCGGCCAAAAGAACCATTATGGAAAGGAGAAGTAGTGAAAAGTATAGTTTATGCAGGACTAGATGCCATTGTTACTTCCTTTTCCCTCATTTCTTCCATCTCTGCCGGCCGTTTATCTTCTG TTGATGTGTTGGTTTTGGGGTTTGCAAACTTGGTGGCCGATGGGATATCAATGGGGTTTGGAGACTATGTTTCGAGCAACACTGAGCGAGATGTGGCGGCAAAAGAGCGGCTTGTGGCGGAATGGGAAGTAACCAACCGCCGGAGGAGACAAGAACAAGACTTACTTCTTCGCTATCAGGCTCTTGGCATGAACACCCAAGATGCAACCACG GTTGTGAACATCTTTTCAAAGTATAGCAACATAATGATAGATGAAAACATGGTCCAAAACGGAATCCTATCACCAGACGAGGGTGAAAAGCCATGGAAAAAAGGCCTAGTAACCTTTGGTGCATTTTTAGTGTTTGGGAGTGCTCCAATCCTTGCATTCATCATCCTTATCCCGTTCACACACAACGATACTCACAAATTCATCGGTGCATGTGTTATGTCTGCCCTTGCCTTGGCCACACTTGGAATCGCTAAGGCGAGGATTGCTGGTCAAAATTACGCAATGTCGATCGTCGGAACCCTCTTCAATGGCGCAATTGCTGGTTTTGCAGCTTATGGAATTGGTTGGGTGTTAAGGGATGTGGCTGGCTTAGaagattaa